From Microbacterium invictum, the proteins below share one genomic window:
- the dndE gene encoding DNA sulfur modification protein DndE → MTLEHIRVTQQARDQLITLKRRTGIAHWNVLCRWALCRSLAEPNVPPAVKLTLDSNVEMSWRTFAGEHGDVYWALLRYRCHVDGFDLDDETLAQQFRLHLHRGIGYLVGDSTLTNIASLARMSSTGH, encoded by the coding sequence ATGACGCTCGAGCACATCCGTGTCACCCAACAAGCGCGCGACCAGCTGATTACCTTGAAGCGACGTACCGGCATCGCGCACTGGAACGTTCTATGTCGATGGGCGCTGTGCCGGTCACTTGCCGAACCGAACGTGCCCCCCGCGGTGAAGCTCACCCTGGACAGTAACGTAGAGATGTCCTGGCGGACCTTCGCCGGCGAACACGGCGACGTCTACTGGGCACTCCTGCGCTACCGGTGCCATGTGGACGGGTTCGACCTCGACGACGAGACCCTCGCGCAGCAGTTCCGCCTCCACCTGCACCGTGGAATCGGGTACCTGGTCGGCGACTCGACGCTCACCAACATCGCGTCGCTCGCTCGAATGAGTTCCACCGGCCACTGA